Proteins encoded by one window of Geoalkalibacter sp.:
- a CDS encoding cytochrome c3 family protein, with amino-acid sequence MTRRFAISIVCTALLVGLLLVALPAQALRIVYPADKTYVTKSNYLILKTDDPAITGVTVNLNGTESDLIDISDEVYRNAFGDIIILIPAWNPGRNQIVVAAFKEDRRVAREAATIVYLPSLNTYPPKDFAAFVMHSAQGEALCAPCHHMNPTPAQLRGDTAATNPCGDCHKGMLERKYVHGPAGVWDCVSCHASDSRPNRYRLTASEAELCNGCHTDKTEEFKNRKYAHGPVGVGLCTVCHDPHAADEKSFLRGKPNEVCLACHEGLDKGSHVVRGVGGKGHPLTGPRNPLDERKEFSCVSCHDPHGGEGQFLFVREVTSSFGLCQLCHKK; translated from the coding sequence ATGACCAGACGATTCGCCATCTCCATCGTATGCACGGCCCTGCTTGTGGGCCTGCTGCTCGTCGCCCTCCCGGCGCAGGCGCTGCGGATCGTCTATCCGGCCGACAAAACCTATGTGACCAAGTCCAATTACCTCATCCTCAAGACGGATGATCCGGCCATCACCGGCGTCACCGTGAACCTCAACGGCACCGAGAGCGATCTCATCGACATCAGCGACGAGGTGTACCGCAACGCCTTCGGCGACATCATCATCTTGATTCCGGCGTGGAATCCGGGGCGCAACCAGATCGTCGTCGCGGCCTTCAAGGAAGATCGGCGCGTGGCGCGCGAGGCGGCGACCATCGTCTATCTGCCCAGCCTCAACACCTATCCGCCCAAGGATTTCGCGGCGTTCGTCATGCACAGCGCGCAGGGCGAGGCGCTGTGCGCGCCCTGCCACCACATGAACCCGACGCCCGCGCAGCTGCGCGGCGACACGGCCGCGACCAACCCCTGCGGCGATTGCCACAAGGGCATGCTCGAGCGCAAGTACGTGCACGGCCCGGCGGGCGTGTGGGACTGCGTGAGCTGTCATGCGAGCGACAGCCGGCCCAATCGTTATCGGCTGACCGCGAGCGAGGCCGAACTGTGCAACGGCTGTCACACGGACAAGACCGAGGAGTTCAAGAACCGCAAATACGCCCACGGGCCGGTGGGGGTGGGGTTGTGCACCGTGTGTCACGATCCCCATGCGGCGGATGAGAAGAGTTTTCTGCGCGGCAAGCCCAACGAGGTGTGCCTGGCCTGTCATGAGGGGCTGGACAAGGGCTCGCACGTGGTGCGCGGCGTGGGCGGCAAGGGGCATCCCCTGACGGGGCCGCGCAATCCGCTCGATGAGCGTAAGGAATTTTCCTGTGTGAGTTGCCATGATCCCCATGGGGGGGAGGGGCAGTTTTTGTTTGTGCGCGAAGTAACGAGCAGTTTTGGCCTGTGTCAGTTGTGTCACAAAAAGTAA